From the Limisphaerales bacterium genome, one window contains:
- the trpB gene encoding tryptophan synthase subunit beta, translating into MVDTETVPDTAGRFGSYGGRYVPETLVHPLRELEEEYFRAQQDPDFQHELDYYLREFCGRPTPLYHAQRLTEELGGAKIYLKREDLLHTGAHKINNAMGQILLAKRMGKTRIIAETGAGQHGVATATVAAMFGLECVVYMGAHDCDRQHLNVVRMQMLGTEVVAVEAGQRTLKEAINEAMRDWVTNVRHTHYILGTAYGAHPYPVMVRNFQRVIGDEARRQILEQEERLPDLLVACVGGGSNAIGLFYPFIEDEDVAMVGVEAGGEGIEPEKHAARFQGGSVGVLQGTRSFLLQDEDGQIQLTQSVSAGLDYAAVGPEHAWLRDQSRAEYTYATDEKALEAFFKLSKFEGIIPALESSHAIAEVIARAPKMASDEIIICNLSGRGDKDVAQVAARANL; encoded by the coding sequence ATGGTTGACACCGAAACAGTTCCTGACACCGCCGGCCGCTTTGGCTCGTACGGTGGACGCTATGTCCCTGAGACCCTCGTGCATCCACTGCGCGAATTAGAGGAGGAATATTTCCGCGCCCAACAAGACCCCGATTTCCAACACGAACTGGATTATTATTTGCGTGAATTTTGCGGACGCCCCACGCCCCTCTATCACGCCCAACGCCTCACCGAAGAATTGGGCGGCGCAAAAATTTATCTCAAACGCGAAGACCTCCTTCATACCGGTGCCCACAAAATCAACAACGCCATGGGCCAAATCCTGCTCGCCAAACGCATGGGCAAAACCCGCATCATCGCCGAAACCGGTGCGGGCCAACACGGCGTAGCCACCGCCACTGTGGCAGCGATGTTTGGCCTCGAATGCGTGGTTTATATGGGCGCGCACGATTGCGACCGGCAACATCTTAATGTCGTTCGCATGCAAATGCTCGGCACGGAAGTCGTCGCCGTGGAGGCCGGCCAACGCACGCTCAAGGAAGCCATCAACGAGGCGATGCGCGATTGGGTCACCAACGTTCGCCACACGCATTATATTTTGGGCACGGCTTACGGCGCACATCCGTATCCAGTGATGGTGCGGAATTTCCAACGCGTCATTGGCGACGAAGCGCGCCGCCAAATTTTGGAACAAGAGGAACGCCTTCCGGATTTGCTGGTCGCCTGCGTTGGTGGTGGTTCCAATGCGATCGGGTTGTTTTATCCCTTCATCGAAGACGAAGATGTCGCGATGGTCGGTGTGGAGGCCGGGGGCGAGGGCATTGAGCCGGAAAAACACGCCGCGCGTTTTCAAGGCGGCTCCGTTGGCGTATTGCAAGGCACGCGATCGTTTTTGCTGCAGGACGAAGACGGCCAAATCCAACTCACCCAAAGCGTTTCCGCTGGACTTGACTACGCTGCAGTTGGCCCTGAGCACGCTTGGCTGCGCGACCAATCCCGCGCCGAGTACACCTACGCCACCGACGAAAAAGCACTCGAAGCCTTTTTTAAACTCTCCAAATTCGAAGGCATCATCCCCGCGCTCGAATCATCCCACGCCATCGCGGAAGTGATCGCCCGTGCCCCGAAAATGGCATCCGACGAAATCATTATCTGCAACCTCTCCGG